One segment of Brassica napus cultivar Da-Ae chromosome C3, Da-Ae, whole genome shotgun sequence DNA contains the following:
- the BNAC03G58200D gene encoding YTH domain-containing family protein isoform X9 — MAASNRSTNCSPSTGPVNMVERLSTDKTVLQHQYDTRVQILQDTNSSSSRPLCGTTGYENAADTPRSYHPHTDILSFEEVYPGMRYDNMFYHGNGVPSDSPRKQSLPQHYGDLYADDANYFAPFRSSNQQYPLPEPLNASPEFHISQTNSTHPYRHGNEINSFETDYMMRSTRNFGLRDNIFGKPKGLNLNPFTGRRTFLPMASATRSMKHPVSADLSANDFDMGSPHRTLHDDFGSSASLSYREQAYNQCRRASFSASSSSSPSSTWERDYNLSPSDEPRSGSCSDFYHRPAMSDLLTERNRGLRASRPNAKSKMITYDQQDLLSKFRDAKFFVIKSYSEDNVYKSMKYCVWASTKNGNKKLDAAYREAKTKEVACSVFLLFSVNASAQFCGVAEMVGPVDFETSVEYWQQDRWSGHFPVKWVIVKDVPNSLFRHIIIEDNDNKPVTNSRDTQEVGVEQGIEMINIFNSCEMKSSILDDFSFYEERQRIQDRKARQRALLENLRASSLTSVPTHLASSLHEDYVREMSKSFAEALALQHKLN; from the exons ATGGCCGCTTCTAACCGAAGCACCAATTGTTCGCCTTCCACTG GTCCAGTTaatatggtggagaggctaTCAACTGACAAGACTGTTCTCCAACATCAG TATGATACTCGTGTCCAGATTTTGCAGGACACAAATAGCAGCAGCTCTCGCCCTTTGTGTGGTACTACTG GCTATGAAAACGCAGCTGATACTCCAAGGTCATACCATCCACATACAGATATTTTAAGCTTTGAAGAAGTCTATCCT GGCATGAGATATGACAACATGTTTTACCATGGTAACGGTGTACCATCAGATTCTCCCAGAAAGCAATCGTTGCCACAGCATTATGGTGACCTCTATGCTGATGATGCAAACTATTTCGCTCCTTTTCGCTCATCAAATCAACAGTATCCACTCCCAGAACCTCTTAATGCTTCTCCGGAGTTTCACATCTCTCAGACGAACTCTACACATCCTTATAGGCATGGGAACGAAATAAACAGTTTTGAGACTGATTATATGATGCGCTCTACGAGGAACTTTGGCTTAAGAGATAATATATTTGGAAAACCTAAGGGTCTGAATCTCAACCCCTTCACTGGAAGAAGAACGTTTCTTCCAATGGCGTCTGCCACAAGAAGTATGAAGCATCCTGTCTCTGCTGACTTATCTGCAAATGATTTTGATATG GGTTCACCGCATCGAACTTTGCATGATGATTTTGGATCTTCTGCAAGCTTAAGTTACAGAGAACAAGCTTACAATCAATGCAGAAGAGCCTCTTTCtctgcttcttcctcttcttctcctagctCAACTTGGGAGCGTGATTATAACTTGTCACCATCTGATGAACCAAGAAGTGGAAGCTGCAGCGACTTTTACCATCGCCCTGCCATGTCTGATTTACTCACCGAGAGAAACAGAGGGCTTAGGGCTTCAAGGCCAAACGCTAAAAGCAAAATGATCACTTATGATCAACAAGATCTGCTCTCTAAGTTCAGGGATGCAAAGTTCTTCGTTATTAAGTCATATAGCGAGGATAATGTCTACAAGAGCATGAAGTATTGTGTTTGGGCAAGCACTAAAAACGGAAACAAAAAGTTGGATGCCGCTTATCGTGAAGCAAAGACTAAAGAAGTGGCATGCTCAGTCTTTCTTTTGTTCTCG GTGAATGCTAGTGCACAGTTTTGTGGAGTGGCTGAGATGGTTGGACCGGTTGATTTCGAGACAAGTGTGGAGTACTGGCAACAGGATAGATGGTCAGGACACTTCCCGGTCAAATGGGTGATTGTTAAAGATGTTCCCAACAGTCTCTTTCGCCACATCATAATTGAAGACAATGATAATAAGCCTGTCACTAACAGTAGAGACACCCAAGAG GTGGGAGTGGAACAAGGCATAGAGATGATAAATATATTCAATAGCTGTGAGATGAAATCTTCGATCCTCGATGACTTTAGCTTCTACGAAGAGCGGCAGAGAATTCAAGACAGAAAAGCCAGACAACGTGCTCTTCTTGAAAATCTCAGAGCCTCCTCTCTAACCTCTGTTCCAACACATCTCGCAAGTTCTCTCCATGAAGACTATGTAAGGGAAATGTCCAAGAGCTTTGCAGAAGCTTTGGCCTTGCAACACAAACTCAATTAA
- the BNAC03G58200D gene encoding YTH domain-containing family protein isoform X12: protein MAASNRSTNCSPSTGPVNMVERLSTDKTVLQHQDTNSSSSRPLCGTTGYENAADTPRSYHPHTDILSFEEVYPGMRYDNMFYHGNGVPSDSPRKQSLPQHYGDLYADDANYFAPFRSSNQQYPLPEPLNASPEFHISQTNSTHPYRHGNEINSFETDYMMRSTRNFGLRDNIFGKPKGLNLNPFTGRRTFLPMASATRSMKHPVSADLSANDFDMGSPHRTLHDDFGSSASLSYREQAYNQCRRASFSASSSSSPSSTWERDYNLSPSDEPRSGSCSDFYHRPAMSDLLTERNRGLRASRPNAKSKMITYDQQDLLSKFRDAKFFVIKSYSEDNVYKSMKYCVWASTKNGNKKLDAAYREAKTKEVACSVFLLFSVNASAQFCGVAEMVGPVDFETSVEYWQQDRWSGHFPVKWVIVKDVPNSLFRHIIIEDNDNKPVTNSRDTQEVGVEQGIEMINIFNSCEMKSSILDDFSFYEERQRIQDRKARQRALLENLRASSLTSVPTHLASSLHEDYVREMSKSFAEALALQHKLN from the exons ATGGCCGCTTCTAACCGAAGCACCAATTGTTCGCCTTCCACTG GTCCAGTTaatatggtggagaggctaTCAACTGACAAGACTGTTCTCCAACATCAG GACACAAATAGCAGCAGCTCTCGCCCTTTGTGTGGTACTACTG GCTATGAAAACGCAGCTGATACTCCAAGGTCATACCATCCACATACAGATATTTTAAGCTTTGAAGAAGTCTATCCT GGCATGAGATATGACAACATGTTTTACCATGGTAACGGTGTACCATCAGATTCTCCCAGAAAGCAATCGTTGCCACAGCATTATGGTGACCTCTATGCTGATGATGCAAACTATTTCGCTCCTTTTCGCTCATCAAATCAACAGTATCCACTCCCAGAACCTCTTAATGCTTCTCCGGAGTTTCACATCTCTCAGACGAACTCTACACATCCTTATAGGCATGGGAACGAAATAAACAGTTTTGAGACTGATTATATGATGCGCTCTACGAGGAACTTTGGCTTAAGAGATAATATATTTGGAAAACCTAAGGGTCTGAATCTCAACCCCTTCACTGGAAGAAGAACGTTTCTTCCAATGGCGTCTGCCACAAGAAGTATGAAGCATCCTGTCTCTGCTGACTTATCTGCAAATGATTTTGATATG GGTTCACCGCATCGAACTTTGCATGATGATTTTGGATCTTCTGCAAGCTTAAGTTACAGAGAACAAGCTTACAATCAATGCAGAAGAGCCTCTTTCtctgcttcttcctcttcttctcctagctCAACTTGGGAGCGTGATTATAACTTGTCACCATCTGATGAACCAAGAAGTGGAAGCTGCAGCGACTTTTACCATCGCCCTGCCATGTCTGATTTACTCACCGAGAGAAACAGAGGGCTTAGGGCTTCAAGGCCAAACGCTAAAAGCAAAATGATCACTTATGATCAACAAGATCTGCTCTCTAAGTTCAGGGATGCAAAGTTCTTCGTTATTAAGTCATATAGCGAGGATAATGTCTACAAGAGCATGAAGTATTGTGTTTGGGCAAGCACTAAAAACGGAAACAAAAAGTTGGATGCCGCTTATCGTGAAGCAAAGACTAAAGAAGTGGCATGCTCAGTCTTTCTTTTGTTCTCG GTGAATGCTAGTGCACAGTTTTGTGGAGTGGCTGAGATGGTTGGACCGGTTGATTTCGAGACAAGTGTGGAGTACTGGCAACAGGATAGATGGTCAGGACACTTCCCGGTCAAATGGGTGATTGTTAAAGATGTTCCCAACAGTCTCTTTCGCCACATCATAATTGAAGACAATGATAATAAGCCTGTCACTAACAGTAGAGACACCCAAGAG GTGGGAGTGGAACAAGGCATAGAGATGATAAATATATTCAATAGCTGTGAGATGAAATCTTCGATCCTCGATGACTTTAGCTTCTACGAAGAGCGGCAGAGAATTCAAGACAGAAAAGCCAGACAACGTGCTCTTCTTGAAAATCTCAGAGCCTCCTCTCTAACCTCTGTTCCAACACATCTCGCAAGTTCTCTCCATGAAGACTATGTAAGGGAAATGTCCAAGAGCTTTGCAGAAGCTTTGGCCTTGCAACACAAACTCAATTAA
- the BNAC03G58200D gene encoding YTH domain-containing family protein isoform X1 produces MAASNRSTNCSPSTGPVNMVERLSTDKTVLQHQYDTRVQILQDTNSSSSRPLCGTTGNAAFSASSSGFHTDSSHIGGYENAADTPRSYHPHTDILSFEEVYPVRTSSNGMRYDNMFYHGNGVPSDSPRKQSLPQHYGDLYADDANYFAPFRSSNQQYPLPEPLNASPEFHISQTNSTHPYRHGNEINSFETDYMMRSTRNFGLRDNIFGKPKGLNLNPFTGRRTFLPMASATRSMKHPVSADLSANDFDMGSPHRTLHDDFGSSASLSYREQAYNQCRRASFSASSSSSPSSTWERDYNLSPSDEPRSGSCSDFYHRPAMSDLLTERNRGLRASRPNAKSKMITYDQQDLLSKFRDAKFFVIKSYSEDNVYKSMKYCVWASTKNGNKKLDAAYREAKTKEVACSVFLLFSVNASAQFCGVAEMVGPVDFETSVEYWQQDRWSGHFPVKWVIVKDVPNSLFRHIIIEDNDNKPVTNSRDTQEVGVEQGIEMINIFNSCEMKSSILDDFSFYEERQRIQDRKARQRALLENLRASSLTSVPTHLASSLHEDYVREMSKSFAEALALQHKLN; encoded by the exons ATGGCCGCTTCTAACCGAAGCACCAATTGTTCGCCTTCCACTG GTCCAGTTaatatggtggagaggctaTCAACTGACAAGACTGTTCTCCAACATCAG TATGATACTCGTGTCCAGATTTTGCAGGACACAAATAGCAGCAGCTCTCGCCCTTTGTGTGGTACTACTGGTAATGCTGCTTTTTCTGCAAGTTCTTCTGGTTTTCACACAGACTCATCTCACATTGGAG GCTATGAAAACGCAGCTGATACTCCAAGGTCATACCATCCACATACAGATATTTTAAGCTTTGAAGAAGTCTATCCTGTGCGTACATCATCTAAC GGCATGAGATATGACAACATGTTTTACCATGGTAACGGTGTACCATCAGATTCTCCCAGAAAGCAATCGTTGCCACAGCATTATGGTGACCTCTATGCTGATGATGCAAACTATTTCGCTCCTTTTCGCTCATCAAATCAACAGTATCCACTCCCAGAACCTCTTAATGCTTCTCCGGAGTTTCACATCTCTCAGACGAACTCTACACATCCTTATAGGCATGGGAACGAAATAAACAGTTTTGAGACTGATTATATGATGCGCTCTACGAGGAACTTTGGCTTAAGAGATAATATATTTGGAAAACCTAAGGGTCTGAATCTCAACCCCTTCACTGGAAGAAGAACGTTTCTTCCAATGGCGTCTGCCACAAGAAGTATGAAGCATCCTGTCTCTGCTGACTTATCTGCAAATGATTTTGATATG GGTTCACCGCATCGAACTTTGCATGATGATTTTGGATCTTCTGCAAGCTTAAGTTACAGAGAACAAGCTTACAATCAATGCAGAAGAGCCTCTTTCtctgcttcttcctcttcttctcctagctCAACTTGGGAGCGTGATTATAACTTGTCACCATCTGATGAACCAAGAAGTGGAAGCTGCAGCGACTTTTACCATCGCCCTGCCATGTCTGATTTACTCACCGAGAGAAACAGAGGGCTTAGGGCTTCAAGGCCAAACGCTAAAAGCAAAATGATCACTTATGATCAACAAGATCTGCTCTCTAAGTTCAGGGATGCAAAGTTCTTCGTTATTAAGTCATATAGCGAGGATAATGTCTACAAGAGCATGAAGTATTGTGTTTGGGCAAGCACTAAAAACGGAAACAAAAAGTTGGATGCCGCTTATCGTGAAGCAAAGACTAAAGAAGTGGCATGCTCAGTCTTTCTTTTGTTCTCG GTGAATGCTAGTGCACAGTTTTGTGGAGTGGCTGAGATGGTTGGACCGGTTGATTTCGAGACAAGTGTGGAGTACTGGCAACAGGATAGATGGTCAGGACACTTCCCGGTCAAATGGGTGATTGTTAAAGATGTTCCCAACAGTCTCTTTCGCCACATCATAATTGAAGACAATGATAATAAGCCTGTCACTAACAGTAGAGACACCCAAGAG GTGGGAGTGGAACAAGGCATAGAGATGATAAATATATTCAATAGCTGTGAGATGAAATCTTCGATCCTCGATGACTTTAGCTTCTACGAAGAGCGGCAGAGAATTCAAGACAGAAAAGCCAGACAACGTGCTCTTCTTGAAAATCTCAGAGCCTCCTCTCTAACCTCTGTTCCAACACATCTCGCAAGTTCTCTCCATGAAGACTATGTAAGGGAAATGTCCAAGAGCTTTGCAGAAGCTTTGGCCTTGCAACACAAACTCAATTAA
- the BNAC03G58200D gene encoding YTH domain-containing family protein isoform X11, translating into MAASNRSTNCSPSTGPVNMVERLSTDKTVLQHQILQDTNSSSSRPLCGTTGYENAADTPRSYHPHTDILSFEEVYPGMRYDNMFYHGNGVPSDSPRKQSLPQHYGDLYADDANYFAPFRSSNQQYPLPEPLNASPEFHISQTNSTHPYRHGNEINSFETDYMMRSTRNFGLRDNIFGKPKGLNLNPFTGRRTFLPMASATRSMKHPVSADLSANDFDMGSPHRTLHDDFGSSASLSYREQAYNQCRRASFSASSSSSPSSTWERDYNLSPSDEPRSGSCSDFYHRPAMSDLLTERNRGLRASRPNAKSKMITYDQQDLLSKFRDAKFFVIKSYSEDNVYKSMKYCVWASTKNGNKKLDAAYREAKTKEVACSVFLLFSVNASAQFCGVAEMVGPVDFETSVEYWQQDRWSGHFPVKWVIVKDVPNSLFRHIIIEDNDNKPVTNSRDTQEVGVEQGIEMINIFNSCEMKSSILDDFSFYEERQRIQDRKARQRALLENLRASSLTSVPTHLASSLHEDYVREMSKSFAEALALQHKLN; encoded by the exons ATGGCCGCTTCTAACCGAAGCACCAATTGTTCGCCTTCCACTG GTCCAGTTaatatggtggagaggctaTCAACTGACAAGACTGTTCTCCAACATCAG ATTTTGCAGGACACAAATAGCAGCAGCTCTCGCCCTTTGTGTGGTACTACTG GCTATGAAAACGCAGCTGATACTCCAAGGTCATACCATCCACATACAGATATTTTAAGCTTTGAAGAAGTCTATCCT GGCATGAGATATGACAACATGTTTTACCATGGTAACGGTGTACCATCAGATTCTCCCAGAAAGCAATCGTTGCCACAGCATTATGGTGACCTCTATGCTGATGATGCAAACTATTTCGCTCCTTTTCGCTCATCAAATCAACAGTATCCACTCCCAGAACCTCTTAATGCTTCTCCGGAGTTTCACATCTCTCAGACGAACTCTACACATCCTTATAGGCATGGGAACGAAATAAACAGTTTTGAGACTGATTATATGATGCGCTCTACGAGGAACTTTGGCTTAAGAGATAATATATTTGGAAAACCTAAGGGTCTGAATCTCAACCCCTTCACTGGAAGAAGAACGTTTCTTCCAATGGCGTCTGCCACAAGAAGTATGAAGCATCCTGTCTCTGCTGACTTATCTGCAAATGATTTTGATATG GGTTCACCGCATCGAACTTTGCATGATGATTTTGGATCTTCTGCAAGCTTAAGTTACAGAGAACAAGCTTACAATCAATGCAGAAGAGCCTCTTTCtctgcttcttcctcttcttctcctagctCAACTTGGGAGCGTGATTATAACTTGTCACCATCTGATGAACCAAGAAGTGGAAGCTGCAGCGACTTTTACCATCGCCCTGCCATGTCTGATTTACTCACCGAGAGAAACAGAGGGCTTAGGGCTTCAAGGCCAAACGCTAAAAGCAAAATGATCACTTATGATCAACAAGATCTGCTCTCTAAGTTCAGGGATGCAAAGTTCTTCGTTATTAAGTCATATAGCGAGGATAATGTCTACAAGAGCATGAAGTATTGTGTTTGGGCAAGCACTAAAAACGGAAACAAAAAGTTGGATGCCGCTTATCGTGAAGCAAAGACTAAAGAAGTGGCATGCTCAGTCTTTCTTTTGTTCTCG GTGAATGCTAGTGCACAGTTTTGTGGAGTGGCTGAGATGGTTGGACCGGTTGATTTCGAGACAAGTGTGGAGTACTGGCAACAGGATAGATGGTCAGGACACTTCCCGGTCAAATGGGTGATTGTTAAAGATGTTCCCAACAGTCTCTTTCGCCACATCATAATTGAAGACAATGATAATAAGCCTGTCACTAACAGTAGAGACACCCAAGAG GTGGGAGTGGAACAAGGCATAGAGATGATAAATATATTCAATAGCTGTGAGATGAAATCTTCGATCCTCGATGACTTTAGCTTCTACGAAGAGCGGCAGAGAATTCAAGACAGAAAAGCCAGACAACGTGCTCTTCTTGAAAATCTCAGAGCCTCCTCTCTAACCTCTGTTCCAACACATCTCGCAAGTTCTCTCCATGAAGACTATGTAAGGGAAATGTCCAAGAGCTTTGCAGAAGCTTTGGCCTTGCAACACAAACTCAATTAA
- the BNAC03G58200D gene encoding YTH domain-containing family protein isoform X2: MAASNRSTNCSPSTGPVNMVERLSTDKTVLQHQYDTRVQILQDTNSSSSRPLCGTTGNAAFSASSSGFHTDSSHIGGYENAADTPRSYHPHTDILSFEEVYPGMRYDNMFYHGNGVPSDSPRKQSLPQHYGDLYADDANYFAPFRSSNQQYPLPEPLNASPEFHISQTNSTHPYRHGNEINSFETDYMMRSTRNFGLRDNIFGKPKGLNLNPFTGRRTFLPMASATRSMKHPVSADLSANDFDMGSPHRTLHDDFGSSASLSYREQAYNQCRRASFSASSSSSPSSTWERDYNLSPSDEPRSGSCSDFYHRPAMSDLLTERNRGLRASRPNAKSKMITYDQQDLLSKFRDAKFFVIKSYSEDNVYKSMKYCVWASTKNGNKKLDAAYREAKTKEVACSVFLLFSVNASAQFCGVAEMVGPVDFETSVEYWQQDRWSGHFPVKWVIVKDVPNSLFRHIIIEDNDNKPVTNSRDTQEVGVEQGIEMINIFNSCEMKSSILDDFSFYEERQRIQDRKARQRALLENLRASSLTSVPTHLASSLHEDYVREMSKSFAEALALQHKLN; the protein is encoded by the exons ATGGCCGCTTCTAACCGAAGCACCAATTGTTCGCCTTCCACTG GTCCAGTTaatatggtggagaggctaTCAACTGACAAGACTGTTCTCCAACATCAG TATGATACTCGTGTCCAGATTTTGCAGGACACAAATAGCAGCAGCTCTCGCCCTTTGTGTGGTACTACTGGTAATGCTGCTTTTTCTGCAAGTTCTTCTGGTTTTCACACAGACTCATCTCACATTGGAG GCTATGAAAACGCAGCTGATACTCCAAGGTCATACCATCCACATACAGATATTTTAAGCTTTGAAGAAGTCTATCCT GGCATGAGATATGACAACATGTTTTACCATGGTAACGGTGTACCATCAGATTCTCCCAGAAAGCAATCGTTGCCACAGCATTATGGTGACCTCTATGCTGATGATGCAAACTATTTCGCTCCTTTTCGCTCATCAAATCAACAGTATCCACTCCCAGAACCTCTTAATGCTTCTCCGGAGTTTCACATCTCTCAGACGAACTCTACACATCCTTATAGGCATGGGAACGAAATAAACAGTTTTGAGACTGATTATATGATGCGCTCTACGAGGAACTTTGGCTTAAGAGATAATATATTTGGAAAACCTAAGGGTCTGAATCTCAACCCCTTCACTGGAAGAAGAACGTTTCTTCCAATGGCGTCTGCCACAAGAAGTATGAAGCATCCTGTCTCTGCTGACTTATCTGCAAATGATTTTGATATG GGTTCACCGCATCGAACTTTGCATGATGATTTTGGATCTTCTGCAAGCTTAAGTTACAGAGAACAAGCTTACAATCAATGCAGAAGAGCCTCTTTCtctgcttcttcctcttcttctcctagctCAACTTGGGAGCGTGATTATAACTTGTCACCATCTGATGAACCAAGAAGTGGAAGCTGCAGCGACTTTTACCATCGCCCTGCCATGTCTGATTTACTCACCGAGAGAAACAGAGGGCTTAGGGCTTCAAGGCCAAACGCTAAAAGCAAAATGATCACTTATGATCAACAAGATCTGCTCTCTAAGTTCAGGGATGCAAAGTTCTTCGTTATTAAGTCATATAGCGAGGATAATGTCTACAAGAGCATGAAGTATTGTGTTTGGGCAAGCACTAAAAACGGAAACAAAAAGTTGGATGCCGCTTATCGTGAAGCAAAGACTAAAGAAGTGGCATGCTCAGTCTTTCTTTTGTTCTCG GTGAATGCTAGTGCACAGTTTTGTGGAGTGGCTGAGATGGTTGGACCGGTTGATTTCGAGACAAGTGTGGAGTACTGGCAACAGGATAGATGGTCAGGACACTTCCCGGTCAAATGGGTGATTGTTAAAGATGTTCCCAACAGTCTCTTTCGCCACATCATAATTGAAGACAATGATAATAAGCCTGTCACTAACAGTAGAGACACCCAAGAG GTGGGAGTGGAACAAGGCATAGAGATGATAAATATATTCAATAGCTGTGAGATGAAATCTTCGATCCTCGATGACTTTAGCTTCTACGAAGAGCGGCAGAGAATTCAAGACAGAAAAGCCAGACAACGTGCTCTTCTTGAAAATCTCAGAGCCTCCTCTCTAACCTCTGTTCCAACACATCTCGCAAGTTCTCTCCATGAAGACTATGTAAGGGAAATGTCCAAGAGCTTTGCAGAAGCTTTGGCCTTGCAACACAAACTCAATTAA
- the BNAC03G58200D gene encoding YTH domain-containing family protein isoform X5, translated as MAASNRSTNCSPSTGPVNMVERLSTDKTVLQHQILQDTNSSSSRPLCGTTGNAAFSASSSGFHTDSSHIGGYENAADTPRSYHPHTDILSFEEVYPGMRYDNMFYHGNGVPSDSPRKQSLPQHYGDLYADDANYFAPFRSSNQQYPLPEPLNASPEFHISQTNSTHPYRHGNEINSFETDYMMRSTRNFGLRDNIFGKPKGLNLNPFTGRRTFLPMASATRSMKHPVSADLSANDFDMGSPHRTLHDDFGSSASLSYREQAYNQCRRASFSASSSSSPSSTWERDYNLSPSDEPRSGSCSDFYHRPAMSDLLTERNRGLRASRPNAKSKMITYDQQDLLSKFRDAKFFVIKSYSEDNVYKSMKYCVWASTKNGNKKLDAAYREAKTKEVACSVFLLFSVNASAQFCGVAEMVGPVDFETSVEYWQQDRWSGHFPVKWVIVKDVPNSLFRHIIIEDNDNKPVTNSRDTQEVGVEQGIEMINIFNSCEMKSSILDDFSFYEERQRIQDRKARQRALLENLRASSLTSVPTHLASSLHEDYVREMSKSFAEALALQHKLN; from the exons ATGGCCGCTTCTAACCGAAGCACCAATTGTTCGCCTTCCACTG GTCCAGTTaatatggtggagaggctaTCAACTGACAAGACTGTTCTCCAACATCAG ATTTTGCAGGACACAAATAGCAGCAGCTCTCGCCCTTTGTGTGGTACTACTGGTAATGCTGCTTTTTCTGCAAGTTCTTCTGGTTTTCACACAGACTCATCTCACATTGGAG GCTATGAAAACGCAGCTGATACTCCAAGGTCATACCATCCACATACAGATATTTTAAGCTTTGAAGAAGTCTATCCT GGCATGAGATATGACAACATGTTTTACCATGGTAACGGTGTACCATCAGATTCTCCCAGAAAGCAATCGTTGCCACAGCATTATGGTGACCTCTATGCTGATGATGCAAACTATTTCGCTCCTTTTCGCTCATCAAATCAACAGTATCCACTCCCAGAACCTCTTAATGCTTCTCCGGAGTTTCACATCTCTCAGACGAACTCTACACATCCTTATAGGCATGGGAACGAAATAAACAGTTTTGAGACTGATTATATGATGCGCTCTACGAGGAACTTTGGCTTAAGAGATAATATATTTGGAAAACCTAAGGGTCTGAATCTCAACCCCTTCACTGGAAGAAGAACGTTTCTTCCAATGGCGTCTGCCACAAGAAGTATGAAGCATCCTGTCTCTGCTGACTTATCTGCAAATGATTTTGATATG GGTTCACCGCATCGAACTTTGCATGATGATTTTGGATCTTCTGCAAGCTTAAGTTACAGAGAACAAGCTTACAATCAATGCAGAAGAGCCTCTTTCtctgcttcttcctcttcttctcctagctCAACTTGGGAGCGTGATTATAACTTGTCACCATCTGATGAACCAAGAAGTGGAAGCTGCAGCGACTTTTACCATCGCCCTGCCATGTCTGATTTACTCACCGAGAGAAACAGAGGGCTTAGGGCTTCAAGGCCAAACGCTAAAAGCAAAATGATCACTTATGATCAACAAGATCTGCTCTCTAAGTTCAGGGATGCAAAGTTCTTCGTTATTAAGTCATATAGCGAGGATAATGTCTACAAGAGCATGAAGTATTGTGTTTGGGCAAGCACTAAAAACGGAAACAAAAAGTTGGATGCCGCTTATCGTGAAGCAAAGACTAAAGAAGTGGCATGCTCAGTCTTTCTTTTGTTCTCG GTGAATGCTAGTGCACAGTTTTGTGGAGTGGCTGAGATGGTTGGACCGGTTGATTTCGAGACAAGTGTGGAGTACTGGCAACAGGATAGATGGTCAGGACACTTCCCGGTCAAATGGGTGATTGTTAAAGATGTTCCCAACAGTCTCTTTCGCCACATCATAATTGAAGACAATGATAATAAGCCTGTCACTAACAGTAGAGACACCCAAGAG GTGGGAGTGGAACAAGGCATAGAGATGATAAATATATTCAATAGCTGTGAGATGAAATCTTCGATCCTCGATGACTTTAGCTTCTACGAAGAGCGGCAGAGAATTCAAGACAGAAAAGCCAGACAACGTGCTCTTCTTGAAAATCTCAGAGCCTCCTCTCTAACCTCTGTTCCAACACATCTCGCAAGTTCTCTCCATGAAGACTATGTAAGGGAAATGTCCAAGAGCTTTGCAGAAGCTTTGGCCTTGCAACACAAACTCAATTAA